The genomic window AATGTGATTCTGCCATTGGATACAAACCACTTGTTGCATAAAGGTCAATCACAGGAACTGCCCAATACGAAGCTGCTTGTTTTAAAGCATCCACATAAGCATCGAGATACAATCCTTGCGCGTTGCTGTAATTTTCATCTGGCTGCACATTTTTTTCGTTAAATTTTGCATAACCTCTGTGAATAGGAGTCATGATGATGATTTGTTGTTGTGGAAAATTATTCTTTAAATAAGACATTGCCTTATTAATTCTTCCGCAAAAGGTGGAGTCATTAAGGATTGGTGTACGGTATTTGCGGGTTACTTCTTTACCATTAAAGTTGGTTTGTTTTGTCGTTTCAGTAAAAAACTCACCCAACGGAGTATTATGCATATAATCATTTGTACCTGCAAATATAAGTATAGCATCGAAGTTGGTTCCTTTTTCTGTTTGTAATTTTAACGATTGTTTGTAAATATCCGTCCATTGATTTCCGCTGATGCCGTACACAAAAGATTCAATTCCTAATAACTCATTTAGATATTCCCAATATACATAGGTAGTTCCAACACGGCGTTTGTCAGTCATGGAATCTCCCAAAAAGGCCACTTTCTTACCTTGCCATTGCGAGGTTAGTGTTTTTTCTTGGGCTGTCAATGTTACTTTTGCAACTGCTGTTGTTGTAGTTTGTTGAGCAAATCCTTTGAAACCAACTGTCAATAAAAGGATGTAGCTATAAGCAATGAGGTGTTTCATTTCAATTAAAATAATAAGTTTTAGCTGAACGAAAATACGAATTAAAAATGATGATTCTATTGAATTCGAAAATGTTTAGAAAAAGGGATTAGTTTGGAACGGCATTTTATACTCGAAAAATAACCAACATATAACCCTCTTAAAAGTTGTGAATAACTTTATGATGATGTAGATAGGATTGGCTATTAGGCAGTAGTTTTTTTTTAATCGTTTGTAAATATTTTTGGCGTTTCACTATGAGGAAGTGGATTTGCATCGGCAATTCTTATTAATGAAGAAAAAGCAAATGCTTCGCCTAAAACTAATGCTTGTTGCTGTTTCAAACTAGTTAATAGGTCAATTTGACTTTTATCATCATATTCTATTGTATTTCTGATAAATTCTAAATCTTTATTATTAGTTATTTTGTGAACTATCAGAGAATTACATTGAGAAATAACTGTGTTTGAAACTTCAGAAGGTCTTTGGGTAGAAACCATTAAATTTACCCCAAATTTGCGTCCTTCTCGTGCTAACTTGTCAATATAATAATTATTTATTTGGTCAGTAGAACTTGTGGAAATATATCTGTGAGCTTCTTCAAGAACAAATAAAATATTATCTTTTTCTCTATTTAATGCATTTGATTTATAGTTAAAAATACTTTTACTAATCATATAAACAAGTAGCGCTAAAATGTCATTTGCTACTCGTAAAGATAAAATTAATACAGTTTCAGTTTCAGAATTTAAAAAATCTTCAATTGAGTTACCAGCTTTATTAAATACTGCATTAAATCTTTCATCTGATGAAAAATGTTTAATACGCATAATTATGTGTTTTAAAAAGCCTATTGTAAAAGTATCAGGAACCATTCTTCCTCTATTATCAATTAAGGGAACAGCATTTTCAATTTCGATTTGTAGTTGTGAAAATTCATAATAAATTTTTTCATCTACGTTTTCTACACCTTTTAATATTTTAACCGCCGATTTTAAATATGGAATGACATTTGGTGAATCTTCTTTGAGAAGTTGAGTTAATTCATAAAAACTTAAATCTTTGTGAGATAATTCTAAATCTGAATAATCTTTTAAAACAACCCAAGATGGTTGACCATTTTCATCATTAAAAATCCCTGAATATTCTTCATTTGAATCAATAATAATCGTTTTTAAATGTTTATTGTTTGTATTTAAGAGTCTGTTTTTTTCTAAATAGACCCCTTGTAATATTGAAGTCACAGTACAAGATTTTCCACTTCCAGTATTTCCAAAAACTGCGCAATGCTTACCAAATAAGATATTTGGGTCTGCATTAATATTTACTTGATTAAAATAGATATCATTTCCAATCTGTAAAGTTGCTGAATTTGCTTTAATAGTCGAATTATAAATTGATTCAAGCTGTTTTTCTTCTACTGTAAAAACATCCGCATCAAGAGTTGGGAAAAAATCAATTCCTCTTTTAAAACTATTATTGATTGGATTAAATGTTCCAATTAATCGAATTTTAGAAATAATTACATTTGATTTTGGTGAAAATAAAACCTCCCTTTCTTTTGATGGCTCTAATTGTTCAAAAATTATTCCTATTGCATTTTGAGAATTAAAAAGAGGAATAGAAACATAACTATTAAGCATTCCAACTATATGTAAGCCATTACCAGACGAAATAGGTTTTGAAAAAATATCTTTGTCGTGAATTATTTCTAAATATCTATTAGTTATGCGATAAACTGCTCCAATTTTAAATGCCATAACTTTTATTTTGTTAGTTCTTTTAATGTTTCTATTATTGTTTCTTTAGTTGGAATAAATGAGTTCAAAGGAATCAAATAATTTACAATATTTGTAAAATCTCCAACTAATGCACCTTCAAAAAGAATTATTCTGTTATCGCTCACACTACGATTTTTTAATGTTTGTAAAAACAAAGGACTTGTTTCGTTAATTAGTCCATAAGAATGAACTATAACTGTTAAGTTTGGATTATAAAGACCTGTTCTAATTATGTCATTTATATGTTCATCCAAAAATGAATAGCCAATTATAACAAGTGTATTTTGTGTCTCTGTTAGACATTTTGAAAAATTTCTGAACAATTCACTGTAAGGTAAATCAAGTGAGTAAGATTTTTTAGCTTGTATTGGATAAATCATTAATGAATCAAAAGAAAAATCTGATTTAGCGGAAGTGTCAGAAATTTGAATTTCTTTGAGATTATATAAATCATTTATGCTTTCAGCATACTGCCAAGAAATACTTCCGTGAAGTTTGTAAATATTTAAGTAAGTTGCTATTCTTTTTCCTTTTTCTCCCGAATCTTGTTTTATATAAGTTTCATTATAAAATGTATCAGGATCAAATTTTCTCATATGTACACCTCTAAATCCATTATTATAACTCGCACCAATTTTTTCACAAGCATTTTCAAAAGCAAGGTCATAGTTTGGAGTAAAAATTCTTGGTCTATTGAGGGTTTCTTTTCTACTAATAATTTTGTTTATAAAGAGTTCGTGAATACTTAATTTGTCTGATACATATTCAATAGGAAAAGGAACATATTTATCTACAAATATTTTTAATGATTTGTCTAAATATTCTTTTATGATTTTTGCTGAATCAACATCATCTTTATTATTTAAATAGTATAAATGTTCTTGGTTTATTTTATCAAATTTCTTTTCAAGTAAAATATCAGATTCAAAGAATTTTATAAGCTGTCCAATATATTCTTTTGGTGTTTGTATTGCTTTTAATTCAGTAATTATATCAGCAAAAGGATTTTCATCTTTATTTATTGTTTTTCCTCCAATTGCAACTGATGTTCCTGAACCACATAAAAAATTAAGATTTTCATTCAAGTAATATTTCGCAAGTTTACTTAAAGGTATTTTCTCTTCGTTTCTAAAATATTCTAATATTGCTGATTTGTCACCAACCTTGTCATCTTCTAGGTCTGATGATATTGTTTTTCCTTCTATTGTTATATAGTTTTTCATAAAATAATTCGTCAGTTATAAGAGACTATTAGGTTATTTTTTTAGATTTTGCAGACATTACTGCCAACTATTTAATACACGAATAAAATCACCAAATTTGTTCTAAATTCTGATGTTTTGTTTCGCTTTTTGTTTTTTCAAATATATTCATTTTTTCTTACAAATATTTAAAAGTATTTTTTATTTGTTGATTAGTTTTCGAATTTTTCCATAAAAAAACCTCGAAAGTTATATACTTCCGAGGTTTGCTATTTGGTATGGTATTAGAGTTTTTAAAGCGCTGTAATGATAAATTCACTACGTCTGTTGAGTTGGTGTTCCTCTTCGGTACATTTCACGCCGTCTGCACATTTATTAATCAGTTGGGTTTCGCCATATCCTTTGCCTGTTAAACGACTTTTGTCGATACCGTTTTTAATCAACCAGTTGATGGTAGATTTGGCTCTATTGTCGGACAACACTTCGTTGTATTTGTGTGTTTGTCGGCTATCGGTATGCGAGCGAACATCAATTTTCATCGTTGGATTCTGATTCATGACATCCAATATTTTTTCCAAATCCAAAGCGGCTTCTTGACGGATATTGTATTTGTCTAAATCAAAATAAATCATTTTGATACCGAAACATTTCCCTAAATCGTCACCAATAGCTACTTGGCATTTTTCTTTTTCTAAAGGAATATCCAGTCTGGTTTTTTCGTTGTTAACCATCGGGATAGCAATCTTTATTTCCTTGGTGGTGTATTCGGGTTTAACGGCTCTTACGATATAGTTTTTGCCACATTCTACTGCAAAAGTGTAATTACCCGCTGGGTCAGAAATGGTGGTGTTTAGTATATTGTAACTGTTGTCTAACAGGGTTACTTTGGCGTTTGGCAAAATTTGTCCTGTAGCCAAATCGGTTACAGTTCCATAAAGTTCTTGTTCGCATTTGATTTTGCGGGTTTCCAGTGTTTTGTAAATATCATCATACCCTTGTCCGCCGTCACGGTTGGAGGTAACAAAACCTCTTCGAGATTTGGTATCAATTAAATAAGCAAAATCATCTTTAGGAGAGTTCACTCCGTCACCTACATTTTGAACTTCGCCAAAAGTTCCGTCGGCATTCAATTGGGTTACAAAAACATCTAAACCTCCCAAACCAGGATGTCCGTCAGATGCGAAATAAAGTTCGTTTTCGTCTGTAAAAAACGGGAAAGTTTCTTTTCCTTCGGTATTAATGGCTGGTCCTAAATTTTCTGGAGTTCCAAAACTTCCGTCAGCATTTATTGTTACTTTAAACAAATCCGATTGTCCCATTGTTCCAGGCATATCAGAGGCAAAATACAATGTTTTTTCGTCAGGACTCAGAGTAGGGTGGGCTGTGCTATAGGAATTACTGTCAAAAGGCAATTCGGTTATATTTGCCCAATCCTTGTTTTCGAAAGTCGCTTTGTATATTTTTATTAAAGTAATTCGTTTGCCATCTTTTCCTTTTTTGCCATCCAAAAAGTTGTTGCGGGTAAAGTACATGGTTTTTCCGTCTTTGGTAAAAGTAGGAGTCGATTCATGAAATCTTGATTTTACTTTCTTGGAGAATTTGTTCACTGCTCCTGGAGACATTTCCTTTCCTAGATCAGAAACATACAAATTAGTAAAATACTGGTCGTTCCAGCTGTGTTTTCTTTGGGCTAAACTTCCGGTATCTCTAGCCGAAGCAAAAACCAGTTTGTTACCGTAAAAAGAACTTCCGTAGTCGGAATATTTGCTATTGATTCCAGCATCTTCAA from Flavobacterium eburneipallidum includes these protein-coding regions:
- a CDS encoding SIR2 family protein; the protein is MKNYITIEGKTISSDLEDDKVGDKSAILEYFRNEEKIPLSKLAKYYLNENLNFLCGSGTSVAIGGKTINKDENPFADIITELKAIQTPKEYIGQLIKFFESDILLEKKFDKINQEHLYYLNNKDDVDSAKIIKEYLDKSLKIFVDKYVPFPIEYVSDKLSIHELFINKIISRKETLNRPRIFTPNYDLAFENACEKIGASYNNGFRGVHMRKFDPDTFYNETYIKQDSGEKGKRIATYLNIYKLHGSISWQYAESINDLYNLKEIQISDTSAKSDFSFDSLMIYPIQAKKSYSLDLPYSELFRNFSKCLTETQNTLVIIGYSFLDEHINDIIRTGLYNPNLTVIVHSYGLINETSPLFLQTLKNRSVSDNRIILFEGALVGDFTNIVNYLIPLNSFIPTKETIIETLKELTK
- a CDS encoding SGNH/GDSL hydrolase family protein → MKHLIAYSYILLLTVGFKGFAQQTTTTAVAKVTLTAQEKTLTSQWQGKKVAFLGDSMTDKRRVGTTYVYWEYLNELLGIESFVYGISGNQWTDIYKQSLKLQTEKGTNFDAILIFAGTNDYMHNTPLGEFFTETTKQTNFNGKEVTRKYRTPILNDSTFCGRINKAMSYLKNNFPQQQIIIMTPIHRGYAKFNEKNVQPDENYSNAQGLYLDAYVDALKQAASYWAVPVIDLYATSGLYPMAESHLQYFHKKDTDRLHPNALGDYRLAKTIQYQLLALPSGFVTE
- a CDS encoding ATP-binding protein — protein: MAFKIGAVYRITNRYLEIIHDKDIFSKPISSGNGLHIVGMLNSYVSIPLFNSQNAIGIIFEQLEPSKEREVLFSPKSNVIISKIRLIGTFNPINNSFKRGIDFFPTLDADVFTVEEKQLESIYNSTIKANSATLQIGNDIYFNQVNINADPNILFGKHCAVFGNTGSGKSCTVTSILQGVYLEKNRLLNTNNKHLKTIIIDSNEEYSGIFNDENGQPSWVVLKDYSDLELSHKDLSFYELTQLLKEDSPNVIPYLKSAVKILKGVENVDEKIYYEFSQLQIEIENAVPLIDNRGRMVPDTFTIGFLKHIIMRIKHFSSDERFNAVFNKAGNSIEDFLNSETETVLILSLRVANDILALLVYMISKSIFNYKSNALNREKDNILFVLEEAHRYISTSSTDQINNYYIDKLAREGRKFGVNLMVSTQRPSEVSNTVISQCNSLIVHKITNNKDLEFIRNTIEYDDKSQIDLLTSLKQQQALVLGEAFAFSSLIRIADANPLPHSETPKIFTND
- a CDS encoding OmpA family protein, translated to MKNFILYLSIISVLSWNSYAQKNKITSADKNYNTYAYIDAIKTYERVAEKGYKSVDMFQKLGNAYYFNSELEKAAKWYGELFAMAPDQEPEYLYRYAQSLKSIGKTDKANEIMEQFQQKSGNDKRGDLFEKNKNYLDVIKANSGRFKIEDAGINSKYSDYGSSFYGNKLVFASARDTGSLAQRKHSWNDQYFTNLYVSDLGKEMSPGAVNKFSKKVKSRFHESTPTFTKDGKTMYFTRNNFLDGKKGKDGKRITLIKIYKATFENKDWANITELPFDSNSYSTAHPTLSPDEKTLYFASDMPGTMGQSDLFKVTINADGSFGTPENLGPAINTEGKETFPFFTDENELYFASDGHPGLGGLDVFVTQLNADGTFGEVQNVGDGVNSPKDDFAYLIDTKSRRGFVTSNRDGGQGYDDIYKTLETRKIKCEQELYGTVTDLATGQILPNAKVTLLDNSYNILNTTISDPAGNYTFAVECGKNYIVRAVKPEYTTKEIKIAIPMVNNEKTRLDIPLEKEKCQVAIGDDLGKCFGIKMIYFDLDKYNIRQEAALDLEKILDVMNQNPTMKIDVRSHTDSRQTHKYNEVLSDNRAKSTINWLIKNGIDKSRLTGKGYGETQLINKCADGVKCTEEEHQLNRRSEFIITAL